A window of Microbispora hainanensis genomic DNA:
AGAAGGACTCGACGGCGCGGCGGGCCTCCGCGTCGAGCACGCCCCAGTGGATGAACTCCTCGGTCAGCTCGACCGGCGACTTGTCGTAGATGACCGCCAGCGAACGCAGGTCCTCCTGCCGGATGGACAGCACCTTGCCGTTGTAGTCACCCCGCTGGCTCTGGATGGTCGCGGCGTAACGGGCAAGCGGACCGGCCTTGTCCTTCGGCAGCTGCGAAAGGCGCTCAAGGTCGATGACCAACTTGGGAGCGGGCGCAAGCGGGCTGGGGGCGGCTCCGCCCGGAAGAAGCTCCGACACCGGCACTCCGTAGAAATCCGCGAGCTCGGCGAGCTTCTGCACGGTCACCGCGCGGTCGCCCCGCTCGTAGGAGCCCACGACGACGGCCTTCCACCGTCCGCGGGACTTCTCTTCCACACCATGCAGGGACAGCCCCTGCTGGGTCCGGATGGCGCGCAGGCGCGCGCCCAGCGACTTGGCGTAGTCAGACGGCATCGTGTGGCCCCCGGCTTTCTATGTCTCTTCTCACTTGATTGTGCGTCCTTGTCCTAAGCGTTCCGTACACCGGGGCTGGTGCCCGAGACCGGCACCTTCGGTGACCGCTGCGTCGGGTTTTACCCAGGAAGGTCGCGTGTTGTGGTTACGGACAGTGACGGTAAAGCCGACACTCCCAAAGGTCAAGCTGATTGGAAAAAAGAGCGTGAAACAGTGCTCTCACCGAAATCACCGACACCCGGTGTGATGCGGCTTCCGATCCCCGGCCCGTCTCTCGCCCGTCTTCCGGACGTCCCCGGCGCGTCCCCGTGAACGGCGCCGGAGGGTCCCCGAAGGCCCCGGCACGTCCTCGTCACGCCGAGGGCGAACACCCCCTGCGGTGGCATCACCCCTGGCGGGAGGGGGGTTCGCAGACGGCCCTGATACTCTAAGCAGAACCGACACCCTTTTAAGACCCGTCCCGTGAGGCGGGAAAGGTGGTGACTTTTTGATGTCTGATGCCCGAAATCAGGCCCGCGCCGTACTGGAAGGGCCCGACATCCACCGGGCGCTCACCCGGATCGCACACGAGATCCTCGAACGCACCAGGGGCGCGGAGAACGTCGTCCTGATCGGTATCCCCACCCGCGGCGCCACTCTCGCGCACCGCATCGCCGGGCGCATCGCCCAGTTCGAGGGGATCAAGGTCCCCGTCGGCGCCATCGACGTCACGATGTACCGCGACGATCTGCGCCTGCGGCCCGCGCGCCCGCTCGGCCGCACC
This region includes:
- a CDS encoding transcriptional regulator; translated protein: MPSDYAKSLGARLRAIRTQQGLSLHGVEEKSRGRWKAVVVGSYERGDRAVTVQKLAELADFYGVPVSELLPGGAAPSPLAPAPKLVIDLERLSQLPKDKAGPLARYAATIQSQRGDYNGKVLSIRQEDLRSLAVIYDKSPVELTEEFIHWGVLDAEARRAVESF